The bacterium genome has a segment encoding these proteins:
- a CDS encoding nuclear transport factor 2 family protein has translation MATTPEDARARDEVRQLIDDQMRAIRAKDLDRLMSHYAADVVVFNLRPPFQIQGAEAWGRVWEAGLAHFPDAFQTEMRDLSVTASGDLALAHWLWRFTEMDKDHPAVRTWMRNTAGCRRTRGGWQIVHEHISVPFNPETGRAAFTRDL, from the coding sequence ATGGCGACGACACCCGAGGACGCCCGAGCGCGCGACGAAGTGCGTCAACTCATCGACGATCAGATGCGCGCCATCCGCGCGAAGGACCTGGATCGACTGATGAGCCACTACGCGGCGGATGTCGTCGTGTTCAACCTGAGACCTCCGTTCCAGATCCAGGGGGCGGAGGCCTGGGGGCGGGTGTGGGAGGCGGGCCTCGCCCACTTCCCGGACGCTTTCCAAACAGAGATGCGAGACCTCAGCGTCACCGCGAGCGGCGACCTGGCTCTTGCGCACTGGCTTTGGCGTTTCACCGAAATGGACAAGGACCACCCGGCGGTGCGGACCTGGATGCGAAACACCGCCGGCTGCCGGAGGACTCGGGGCGGATGGCAGATCGTTCACGAACACATCTCCGTCCCATTCAATCCGGAAACG
- the secE gene encoding preprotein translocase subunit SecE produces the protein MARATDGASGPALGKPARVPASGLTSPGGERAKGAEKPAARPSRSAVRRLPRVWTVALQFLSDVRAEMNRVAWPDRQTVIASTIVVVFVLVVTAIYLGLWDYLFATLFTSVFK, from the coding sequence ATGGCGCGCGCCACCGATGGGGCTTCCGGGCCCGCCCTTGGCAAGCCGGCCCGGGTGCCCGCGAGCGGGTTGACCTCCCCGGGCGGGGAGCGGGCGAAGGGAGCCGAAAAGCCGGCGGCCCGGCCGAGCAGGTCCGCGGTGCGCCGCCTGCCGCGGGTGTGGACGGTGGCGCTGCAGTTTCTGAGCGACGTCCGCGCGGAGATGAACCGGGTGGCCTGGCCGGACCGCCAGACCGTGATCGCCTCGACGATCGTCGTCGTCTTCGTCCTGGTGGTGACCGCGATCTACCTGGGCCTCTGGGATTACCTGTTTGCCACCTTGTTCACCTCCGTGTTCAAGTAA